GAGGTTTCAACCTCGTCTTGGAAGGATTCTCGCTGCCGCTGGTGATAGTGTTGTCTCCATACTCGATGTAGAGACACAAGTCTGCATGCTTAAATTGCAGGTTTGTTGTGAGCCAAAATAGTTATCTTGGGTATCGACTTTAACTTGATCACAAATGGGCAATAGTGATATCCACATTCTTGCCTGAATGAGTTTTTACTTTATATGAGCGTAATGCAGTTATTTGCATAACAAAATGAAAGTGTGAAGCTATCATGAACTTGACGACTTGAAGCAATTCATAAAGCTGCATCTCTAGCTTTCTTATGTCTTTTGTATTTAAttgatttcttaaaaaaaacatccGATGGATTTATTCAGACTTTTAACTTACTGTTTTGTCTTATAGGGTCATAAGAACCTTGTCAATTCTGTATGCTGGGATTCAACAGGAGAGTATTTAGCTTCTGTTAGTGATGAATTGGTTCGAGTGTGGTCAGTTGGCTCCGGTAGTAAAGCTGATTTCCTTTATGAGTTAAACTCTTCTGGCAACAACTTCCGGACATGCGTGTTCCATCCCACTTACCCATATTTGTTGGTAATTGGCTGTTATGAGGTGGGTCATTGCTGCGATATCTCTCCCTGACAACTGCATTTGAGTTTTCAAACAATCACTTTGTTCAGCAACTTCTATATGAGTTTGTTCTTTAATTCACATACGtggtaaaatataattttgcttaaaaaaacataacttgGTCAACTGGAATTTTGCTTAAAGATAAACTTGTTTTGCAATGACTTGCTCTTATTTGAGCTGCTAAATGCTTCTGTGCTTATTGTGCTCTGTGTTTATTCAGACATTGGAACTTTGGAACATGACTGACAAGAAGACAATGACGCTGCATGCACATGACAAGCTAGTGTCTTCCTTGGCAGCATCAAGTTCAGCTGGCATGGTAGCTTCAGCAAGCCATGATAAGTGTGTGAAGCTATGGAAGTGAATTAGTCTTTTACCATCGGCATCACACATCCTGATCTCGTCGGCAATGGCACCTCTAGTTGTCTATGTCGGATCGTTATGTCGTAGTAAGTACATGAGACGGTTTTTAGATCTTAGCAGTCCCGGTTTAACCCATAGGAGAGTTTCCTGCGATGTCAGAAACAAGGCTTACAATACAAACGATCATCTTCTAAACAACCTCAATTAATATGATATCCATCTATGGCTTATGCTGCTGCTTTTGGATGTTAAAGCTTATCATTCTCCAGTCATTTCGGTTTTCAAGTTTAAAATGTACGGTTTGCTTTACTTGGCCGCTCAAGTTATGGAAGAACAAAGCCCATTTCTATTAATATCCGACTAACTAGTCATTTAAGCTTTGAAATTTACGCTTTTTACAATGTACAAGTGGTCAAGTGggtgaagaaaatgaaaatgagatGAGTAAATATAGTCTTTATCCAAAGTAAAATTTCGTTTTGAAATTACAgtttgaagttctaattttggcacatttttcagtcaaatttttttcaccataagcgattcaatatttaggtatattattcaagatcatttatacaaagtttcatctaatttgacaatggtttgagcttttaaaattgaaatttacacgaacggttcacgttgaacaattttaattcattgattgatttaatttgatttcaatatcttaacgatgtctgaattagatgaaattttatagaaattcttgaataacatacctaaatattgaatgaaaaaatttgaccgaaaaatgtgctaaaattggaagtttactctgtaatttcagagtgatgtTTTTACTATGAatagaaattatatatatatatatatatatatatatatttttatgtacACTAAGTAGGTCTTCTAGTCATATATACATGGTGCTTGGTTTAAgtcatttctgattttttcaAGCGCCCAATTGAAATGTGTACCCTTGATACCAAGATATTCCTTCCAAGTTACCGGCCGGTATAGGAGAGGATGATCTTGGTCGATCAACTTCATCGGCGGTGATATCTTCACGTCGTACGGTGGTCCATAGAAGTAAGCAATGGAGATGCGGTGATGTTCCTCATTGACAACCGCACGATGCATTGTAGTCTTGAACCGTCCGTTCGATAGAATGTGCATCAAATCACCTACATTGACTACAAGTGCACCGGGGATCGGGTGAACCAAAACCCAGCCAATGCCCTCCTCAAGTACTTGCAGGCCACTTATGCTGCATTGGTTTAGCACAGTGAAAATTGAGGAGTCTGTATGAGGAGCTAACCCTATGgctcgggtcgggtcgggacAAACCGGGTACGAGTTCAATTGCAAGACCTGTGGATTACTTCTGCTACTCTTTTTGGGCCGCTTCAGCCATTTAACATCTTCATGATCTAAGCCCAATGATCCAAGCATCAACTGAAGCAATTTTCCACAAAAGCCCTTCATCTTCTTTTGGTAATCTTCCATTACATTACTGCAAGAAGGGCATACTTCAGGGATAGAAACGTCACACAGATAGTAAATTCTAAATAGGCTATTATCAATATTACATAGGAAAATACTTGACAGGCTTGACAGGCAGCTCATGCATTTCATGCTGTGAGTACGTACCAGAAGTGGGTTTGGACCGAGTAGTCATCTGGCCAGAGTTGAGCAGCATGTTCAAACGGTGACCCCATCATCGTGAAACCCTCCGACCACATCAGTTTTGTGAAGTTGGCTGAAATGGGAGCCCGCCCGTAACCGCTGAAGCTCTCCGGTGATCGGAGTGCCCGGAGTTTTTGGTCCCTTGGCAGCTCAAACAACCCTCGGGCTTGTAGCTCGGCTTCTTGGACTATGTTCATTGGAATGCCGTGGTTGGTGACTTGGAACACACCCCATTGCTCGGAGGCAAGCCGTATGAGCGTGGCGGCGTTCGGGTCGTGTAGGTCAATGACGGGTATGAACTCTGTGAAGGAGTGGTGGTCCGGGGAGGAGTCCCAAGAGTGGGAGTCGGGTAATGTGTGGACGGAGTTGAAATCGAGTGGGACGATATGAGAGAGGTTGGTTGAACTCATGAACTTAATCTGAGCGAGGAAGTGAGGATTTGACTATAATGCTATTCAGTAACAATGTTGCTGATAAGGGATTATGTTAGTTCTTATTTATAACTGCTTCGCTAAATTGGGTAGTTATCAGTACATGCTATAGGTATTGGCCAACTTAATTAGCTGGACGTACACATTTTCTTGTCATAGACTTTCACCATGAAAGTCGGTGCCTGAAATTAATGAGGCCGGTGTCTTGTGAAACTGGAAAACGAGTTCTTTTACCGGCTAGTCACCGGCCTTCTTTCGATTTAACTCTTTATCTCCACGGATTCTTTCCTCTTTAGAGAAAGTGTGGGAAAATGATGGGGATCGATGATAGTTCCTGCAATGTTTATATAGAGCAACTGAACCTAGCTATGGCCTTCTATGCTCTACATGCTTGTCAATTCTACTTCATTACTTGATTTGGTACACCGTAGGAACCATCCTCAACCTGTTCATACTTCAACGTTTTTCTCTAAACAGGAATGATTCAATTCCCATGCTGAAAATGAAGACAGAGGAGATGACTTGTCGATTATGAAACACTCCACACAAGGTCACCTTCGTTCACCGGCAAAATTAAGATATATAAAAGCATTGATGATTTGGCATTTCGGAGCTGTCGTGGTAGCACTTACATATGAAACGTTATCAATGGCATGATTGGAACAAATTATTCTAAGTGAGGTAACATTTTAATGCGACATTCTTATTATGCAATCctatgtttttctttgttattgttattatttcttcgtaatttatttgattttatatttattagaTAATTTGAAGCAAACTAAGGAAATAACGTTAAAATAAGGAAATTGCATGAATTTCTAATTCAATGAGGATTCTTGACGATTATGACTTTTATTTGAAGCAAGGAGTTAGAGATTAACAAGGAAACAAATTGAAAAGTCATTCAGCTCTTAAAGAAGCCAGAGAGACATCAAGAGAAGAGGAGAACACATAAGAGTTAGGGGGCCAGAAGCGATCGATCATCAACCCTAAACGATCGATCGTTTGCCTTGTTTTTCCATCTTTTTAGATTTTTCTTCATTCCAGAattcatgttttcttcttctttttgtgtgttttcaaGGATGGTGAGTATCTAATTTTCTTATAGTTAGGGACTGCTTTAAGCCCTAGACATAGGTTTATATATTATGTTCTGTGGATTTCGGATATTTATTGGATTATTGCTTATTCATTGATCAGCTCCGTGTGTTTATTGGTGGTGTGTAACATTAGTATGCATGGTAGGTTGTAAAGCTATGAGTGTCTTGTATGATCATCATGTCTACTTGCATTTTAGAGTAGTGAGTGAATGACTTGAGCCCCATTCACATAATCCAATGTCTAGGTAGATTAGGACAACACTAGTACTGACATTGCCTAGCCTTATTCATAATCCTTTAGACCTTATTGACTTCTAGGTGAGAGCTGAGCGAGAACATCACTCTAGGTTCCATTCTAGATGCTAGGCTGAGTTGAAAACATCATTCTTAACATACCAAGTAAGAATGGTTGATAGGTTAAATTTAACACACCATTGGCTTAACTTGAGTAAAGATATCCTAATGAATTGAACATGTTcgtaaacaaaaccaaaacctcaatttagtttttctgtttttattctTCTGTTTACTGTCTTGTCGAATTTTGTTAGTATAGTAATTCAACTCCGATTATCTGATTTAATTTCGTGTGCCTTTGTTAGTGTGTCTAATTTCTCCAGTTTTAATTTCGTGATTTTTAGTTGAGTCTAAGTATAGTTTCTGATGTCGTTTTTGTCTAGTGTCTGTTCTGAGTTTTAGAGTCTGTTTTGCAATTGTTGAAGATACAATCCTCTGCGGGAGACCCCTACTACTATCGATTATCAAGTGTGATTGTAGGGTTAATTTATAGGCTAATTTTATGCTAATCAGAATTCAGGGCGGACAGAAAACTGAATATTGCAAGGTCTGATACAAGTATACAACAACTTAATTAAAAAACAATCCATGGGTACTGGCTACATAACAGCTCTGAGAATCCTCCGATGGGCGACCCTTATTACCAATCATCCTCAGAGTCACAGGAGGGAGGATCATAGCCGAGATCAGAGTCAGAGTCTTCAACAGGGCATAAACTAGTCAGGTGACCAATCTTATCACAACGAAGACAGAAATTGAGTACCTCAACTCCTTCAACACATGTAAATTGTTGGTCCGGGCAATCGGATGTGACATGATCAGTTTTCTTATTGCACACCTTGCACCAATCAATAGAAGCTAAGATATCTACTTTGTAGGGGCAATCGATAAATTCATGATCGGTTCCCTTATTGCATTCGATGCAAAAAGGAAGCGtcttttcatcattttcagTCGGAAAGTCGCCGGCAGCCTGAAATGGTAGTTCCTCCCTAAGCGCTTTActgaaaaaaaagagaaaagttTCTTCGATACTTCGAGGTTTGTCTTCCAGAATTGTATAAGAATATCTGTTAGCAGTATGAATCATCGGTTTCCCATTAAACAGTGATCTCCACCTATAAAATCTTTCACCACGATCATCAATCTTATAGTAAATTGCAGTTTCTTCtcctgtgtatcttttccagtAAGGAAAGAAGGAGCTTTCAAAAATTCTTGGCGTGGGTCCAAAGCTTCCATCCGTCTGGGACCGGGTCTGGCGATTTGAAGCATTCTGTCGCTTCGGGCAGCTGTGAACCCTTGTTCTCCATCTGTTTGTCAGGTTCGGTCGTCGGAGAGTCTCCAACAAGCTGTGGTTTTTCTTGGATTATTTCAGTAGAACTGTCTGCAGCAACCTTTGAAGCCCCTTGTTCTCTATCTTCTCCTATGCTGCAAAAGGAAAATTTGTGATAAATCTACCCAGCCAAGACAAGGAAATCCTATTCAGAATAGAACTAGGAAATTTTTTCCATATACGCCACCAAGACAAGGAAACCTTTAATAATCTGATGAAAACTataatctaaatgttaaacaGTGACAAACGTGgctcgtggaccaactgtaccgatattgtcccaacttagccacctcacatgtgttaggttttaatcacaaaaggtctcggtacaattggttattatccacccacttataagttttattttctttatcacttcttagatgtgagatctctcatctccaacacgtccctcacgtgcaacctaatttttaggtctgcacgtgaacCAAGGTCCTGTAACCAACTACACTTGGCGACCATCCAATCAAAAACTCTCTGATGGCATAATAATGACACTAATCTTGGGCTCATGACAAATTGACACCCAACTCGGACCCAcgacagattggaggcgcgactggagagggacccgctctgataccatgttaaacaacgacaagcgtggctcgtggaccaactgtactgatattgtcccaacttagccatctcacaggtgttgggttttagtCACAAAatgcctcggtacaattggttattatccacccacttataaaactttattttctttgtcacttcttagatgtgggatctctcctctccaacacgtcccctcacgtgcaacctaatttttaggtctgcacgtgacagattaacatcccacatactgggatgaaagaaactaaggtccagtaaccaacgacacttagtggtcatccaatcggaaatcttccgatggcatgacaaagtggcacccaactcgggcccacgaaatattggaggcgcgactggagagggacccgctctgataccatgttaaacagcgacaagcgtggcccgtggaccaactgtaccgatattgtcccaacttagccacctcacaggtgttagGTTTTagtcacaaaaggcctcggtacaattggttattatcaacccacttataagctttattttctttgtcacttcttagatgtgggatctctcctctccaatgGTATCACttataataaaatttataagtgggtggataataaccaattgtaccgaggccttttgtgactaaaacccaacacctttgaggtggctaagttgggacaatatcggtacagttggtccacgggtcaagcttgtcgctgtttaacatggtatcagagcgggtccctctctagtcgcgcctccaatatttcgtgggcccgagttgggtgccactttgtcatgctatcggaggatttccgattggatgaccactaagtgtcgttggttactggaccttagtttctttcatcccagtatgtgagatgttaatctgtcacatgcagacctaaaaattaggttgcacgtgagagagcgtgttggagaggagagatcccacatctaagaagtgacaaagaaaataaagtttataagtgggtggataataaccaattgtaccgaggccttttgtgactaaaacccaacacctgtgagatggctaagttgagacaatatcggtacagttggtccacgggccacgcttgtcgctgtttaacatggtatcagagcgggtccctctccagtcgcgcctccaatatttcgtgggcccgagttgggtgccactttgtcatgccatcggaggatttccgattggatgaccactaagtgtcgttggttactggaccttagtttctttcatcccagtatgtgagatgttaatctgtcacgtgcagacctaaaaattaggttgcacgtgagggagcgtgttggagaggagagatctcacatctaagaagtgacaaagaaaataaagcttataagtgggtggataataaccaattgtaccgaggccttttgtgactAAAACCCAACACTTGTGAAGTGgctaagttgagacaatatcggtacagttggtccacgggccacgcttatCGTTGTTTAACACCAAATACCCAAATGAAACATGTACACGTACAGTTGCTCTCTCCAAACTTGTTCAGAAAAACTCCAAAATTCGATTACAGCATATAGTGGTAATCTAACAAACTTTTCAGGCTTAGGTAATCTAACTTAGTGGTAATTTATATGCGTTTGTTAATAATACATAAATTATCAGAAACAACTCGTGTTCATCCCTTTTGACAAACTAATTATCAGAAACCTTAAATTAAAACAACAAAGAGCGAACTAGGGCAAGTTTGATTGCATACCAAGTTCAGAACGATCCGCTTCATAAGTTcccataaatattgaatcctTGATCGGGCCGCTGTCTGCTGGGGCCGGGGAACCTTAGGGGGCTTCAATTGCTTGATTGGATCTTCGGCCGGTCGCTTTTCCGATTGGTTCAGGTCGGAGGCACTCATGGTTGCCTTACTTATTATAGCAGTTGGTTTATTGTCTTCGGTCCATGCCCAGTCCGAAATATGGCATTCTATGCTTCAATTTCCATTGGTAAGAGACCATTTGACTTGATTCTCAGTGTGCAACAACTGATTCAGAACAAAATTTTCACATGCTAAAATCCTAATTGTATGTAACTtaccaaaaaaattattttctgtaaCATAAAACAACATATCAAAATCATGAATAACCGTTTATACATCAGAATTTCCAGCTACTTATAGCTGTTATTTGCATACTCCCCTAAAGACAACGAATAATTGTTCTGTAATCTGTAGCTATACACACTTCATCAATAGTTTGATAAGAGCTCATGTTACCATATGTGAAATGAACTGATCATACGCGTATAATGCTAGTTACTTGACATCACCTCCTCTGGAAGTTGAATGCTTTTATGGCATAGGCAAAAATTACTGCGAAAAGTATGCAGAAACCGACAACCATAATTCCTGCTACACTTAGGAAATCATGCCTGTATCCCAGACCAACTTCGATGAACTGCCTTACCGGCATTGTGCGTTCTCCGTCTGCTAGCTTCAAAAGACTGTCATCATCACCGTACTGTGAAACAATCAGGCCATACAGACTCCAGGCTACAGGGTTTGCCCAGTAATACCATCTCCACCATATTGGGATTCTCTGATGAAGCATAAATAGTTGCTTGTTATAGAGACTAGCTCAACAATGATGCTCCAATATAAAGcacaaaaaaagaaagcagAGCAGTCACTTCTATTACCTTGTGAGGAATCATGAATCCGCTGAAAAGATTCCATAGCATGTAAAATGGAGCAGCAATGATGGAAGCTACGTTATGATTTGGTGTGACGGCTGTTGTCATCATTCCGTATAAGGTGAAGTATAGCATTGTGAAGTACATGAAGAATAAATACCAAACAAACTTCAAGAGTGTCCAGTCAAATGCAGCTGTTGAGTAGAAAATTGTGCAGTAGATGACCGCTTGCGCAAACACATAAGGGAACTCAATTGTAACCTGCAGAAACGATTGATACATGATTACATAACCTTTAAGGAGTATCAGGTATTATGCCTAAATAAATTGGGATCAAGGTAAACCTGAGCAAATGCAAATGGTAACGCCGAGTACATCCCAGCAGCTCTCTCTCGATATGAGACGAATCTTTCTATAGAAACAACAGGCTGAACAGCAGTGGCATTGGTGATTCCACTAAATAAGATTGCTGAATATAAGGATCCCATGGCATTCAATAAGTCCTGCTGATTCTCCCTGTATGTAATGAAGGAGAAAATTATATGCTTAATTCGATTGTGAAGTTACTTTAAGTCGAGAGATaggtacaaaaaaaaaaaaggaaacctCTTTGCCCCAAATCTCCAACAAATTGTTCCTAGCATCAAGGAGATGATGACTGTGTAAAAGAACCGAACTGCAGTATACTGAGGGTTACGCCAATAAGACAGATTTTGCTTCCAAAGACAAGTAAGAAATTGTTCAAATGATGTGTGAGAGTACTTGGTTGGAAAGTTTAATTCTTTGGAGTTAGTACTCGGCTTGCTTAGGTATTCAACCAAGTTGTTGTTATGTCTGAAACAAGGAATGGAGGTACTATTAGATGAAGAAGCAGATAAAAGCTACCCAGCTAAAATCCATAGAGAAATATTCTTACTGAAACAAGGTTGATCTTCTGTAAATTTCTGCGAAATCCACCCCCAGACGATTTTCTTCAGTTGAAGAAGTGATATCAAGTATCCATGCAGCAGGATTATATCCAGGCCTAATCTTTTGTACTCCTTCAATTTCCTGCAGATACAGATGTTCATATGTCATGTTTATACACCTGATAGCACATAATCTAACTTACATCCTGGCATTCATGATCTCACCTCAAAGTACTTGATGAGTTCACAAGACTTGGGTCCAAGTGGACCAGCATATATGACCTGACCTCCGCGCTTCAAAAACAGAAGCTGCAATGACAGATGATTTTATTGGAGGATCAATCAGATATTAACGCAATATGGAACTGATTAGAAATATGCACTCAGTTAGGAAGTGATATTTTTCAGAAAGGAAGCTAGGAGGTAGCCATATCAGTTATACAAAATATGATACAAAACATACATAGACCATGAGAGAGTACCTCATCAAAGGATTCAAAAATGTCTATGCTAGGCTGGTGGATTGTGCACACTATCGTACGGCCAGTATTGACTATATTTCTCACAGTCCTCATCACAATCGCTGCAGACCTTGCATCTAGCCCAGATGTGGGTTCATCCATAAATACTATGGATGGGTTAGCAACAAGCTCTACAGCAATAGTTagcctttttctttgttctgtTGACAACCCATTCACCCCCGGCAGACCAACCAATGCCCCTCTTAATGGAGTGAGCTCAACAAGTTCCATCACTTCCTCTACAAAAgcctgaattttttttctcaatattTTAGATGCTGAAATGATCTCATGATGAAGACATACAAAAGCATCAAGTAGTTTATGTGAATACCTTCTGCGTATCCAAGTCAACATCTGATGGTAAGCGAAGCCAAACAGAGAACAGTAGTGATTCAACGACAGTCAAGCAGGGGGAGTGAATATCAGATTGCTCACAGTAACCGGAAATTCTAGCAAaagtttcttgtttttttggaTAACCAGATATATTAATGCTCCCCTCTATGATCCCACCAGTTTTTCGGCCAGCTAACACGTCCATGAGGGTGGTTTTTCCAGCACCACTTACTCCAACCAATGCTGTAAGCACCCCGGGCCTAAATGCCCCAGTCACATCAACCAGCAGCTGCAATCTATCTTCTTGAATTCCCTGTTGCTTCATTTCCTGTGGTTGTACTTGGATCAGAAAAAATATAGTTAACATGTTTCCAATAATAGATGATGCAAACAGATAGCGTTAAACACTCACCAGAGGGACATCGACATAGTAATTGATATTGCTGAAAGACATGGAAAGTGGTTGAAAGGGGAGCACCATTCCCCTCTGCTTTACGTATTTTCCTGCTTAGCAAATGGCCAAAAAATGAGTAATCTAATTGAGGGCTATGTGTGTTTTAACTGATCAAGACTTTTTAAAAACAGTTTAATCTTCAAGTTAATTGACATACCATTAAGTGACTCTGAATGCTTCAAGTACTGTCTCAGCTCAATAACAGCactttctccttttcttctcctttctctctcttccagCTCTTCCTTTGAAACTACAGCTTGTTGCTTTCCCAAGGCTGTAGTATATGTTAAATATCAATTTCCTTAGGCTCTACTAAATTGGTTGGGCTATATACAACGCCAGAAGTAAATAGGAGTTCAAGCAGCATTTAGTGACTTACGGTTGAGGTAAGCAAGGAAGAATGTGAATAGCATATTGAATAAAACTGTATATCCAAGCAAAGCACCAGCACCAATCCAATACCAGTATCTCTCTGGAAACAAACTGCGTGCTTTTAGTAATGACTGACCTAATGAAAGACCTGTCTCGTACCCATGTGCCTACATAAGTAACATGATAGGTAAATTTCCCCCCTTCTAAATAGACCTTCAGAAATTAACTCAACAAATAGAAAAGAGAAATTAATGTTCATATCACTGGCTCTCGCTAATGCGTACTTTTTCTTTAAGTTTGTAACACAGCAAAACTAATCACAATTTCAGTGAGTATCATCTTCTGGTATAATAGATGTTGACAATGGTCTGGTTGAGAACTCatataagaaaaatcaaaacaacctTCTTTTGTGATAATAGAGGCATGTAAATAATTTGCTGGTACTTGTACCACCAGTTCAAAGCCTTCCCTCCTATGACTAGCAGAATAATTTAAGTTTCTAAATTGCAAATTACCTTATTCCAGGAGTGTCCAAGGAATTCATTAACAGAAGCTGCATTTTGAGCATACATCAAAGGAGAAAACCAGAAACCCCAAATCCACCATTTTGGTATGCGGTCTGTCACAATTGCGTAAAGAAATGAAGTATGAGATTATGGAAACACacagaaattgaaaaa
This genomic interval from Argentina anserina chromosome 1, drPotAnse1.1, whole genome shotgun sequence contains the following:
- the LOC126792960 gene encoding gibberellin 3-beta-dioxygenase 1-like, giving the protein MSSTNLSHIVPLDFNSVHTLPDSHSWDSSPDHHSFTEFIPVIDLHDPNAATLIRLASEQWGVFQVTNHGIPMNIVQEAELQARGLFELPRDQKLRALRSPESFSGYGRAPISANFTKLMWSEGFTMMGSPFEHAAQLWPDDYSVQTHFCNVMEDYQKKMKGFCGKLLQLMLGSLGLDHEDVKWLKRPKKSSRSNPQVLQLNSYPVCPDPTRAIGLAPHTDSSIFTVLNQCSISGLQVLEEGIGWVLVHPIPGALVVNVGDLMHILSNGRFKTTMHRAVVNEEHHRISIAYFYGPPYDVKISPPMKLIDQDHPLLYRPVTWKEYLGIKGTHFNWALEKIRNDLNQAPCIYD
- the LOC126797827 gene encoding ABC transporter G family member 32, producing MWNSAENAFARSASFREEGEDEEALRWAALERLPTYSRVRRGIFKNIVGDTKEVDVSELEAQEHKVLLDRLVNWVEDDPEHFFEKMRLRFNAVDLEFPKIEVRFQNLKVEAFVHVGSRALPTIPNFVFNMTEALLRQLRLLRSKRSKLTILDNVSGIIRPSRLTLLLGPPSSGKTTLLLALAGRLGTGLQMSGKTTYNGHGLNEFVPQRTAAYVSQQDWFAAEMTVRETLDFAGRCQGVGFKYDMLVELARREKISGIKPDRDLDIFMKSLALGEQETSLVVEYIIKILGLDICADTLVGDEMIKGISGGQKKRLTSGELLVGPARVLFMDEISTGLDSATTYQIIKYLRHSTRALDSTTVISLLQPAPETYELFDDVILLCEGQIVFQGPLEAALDFFSYMGFTCPQRKNVADFLQEVISKKDQEQYWSNPDLPYRYIPPAKFVEAFQSFQDGKNLSEELKIPFDKRYNHPAALATSCYGMKRMELLKTSFNWQVLLMKRNAFIYIFKFVQLLFVALVTMSVFCRKKMHHDTIDDAALYLGVLYFSMVIILFNGFMEVPMLVAKLPVLYKHRDLHFYPSWVYTLPSWLLSIPNSLIESGFWVAITYYVIGYDPAISRFFGQFLVYFLLHQMSTALFRLMGSLGRNMIVANTFGSFAMLVVMALGGYIISRDRIPKWWIWGFWFSPLMYAQNAASVNEFLGHSWNKAHGYETGLSLGQSLLKARSLFPERYWYWIGAGALLGYTVLFNMLFTFFLAYLNPLGKQQAVVSKEELEERERRRKGESAVIELRQYLKHSESLNGKYVKQRGMVLPFQPLSMSFSNINYYVDVPLEMKQQGIQEDRLQLLVDVTGAFRPGVLTALVGVSGAGKTTLMDVLAGRKTGGIIEGSINISGYPKKQETFARISGYCEQSDIHSPCLTVVESLLFSVWLRLPSDVDLDTQKAFVEEVMELVELTPLRGALVGLPGVNGLSTEQRKRLTIAVELVANPSIVFMDEPTSGLDARSAAIVMRTVRNIVNTGRTIVCTIHQPSIDIFESFDELLFLKRGGQVIYAGPLGPKSCELIKYFEEIEGVQKIRPGYNPAAWILDITSSTEENRLGVDFAEIYRRSTLFQHNNNLVEYLSKPSTNSKELNFPTKYSHTSFEQFLTCLWKQNLSYWRNPQYTAVRFFYTVIISLMLGTICWRFGAKRENQQDLLNAMGSLYSAILFSGITNATAVQPVVSIERFVSYRERAAGMYSALPFAFAQVTIEFPYVFAQAVIYCTIFYSTAAFDWTLLKFVWYLFFMYFTMLYFTLYGMMTTAVTPNHNVASIIAAPFYMLWNLFSGFMIPHKRIPIWWRWYYWANPVAWSLYGLIVSQYGDDDSLLKLADGERTMPVRQFIEVGLGYRHDFLSVAGIMVVGFCILFAVIFAYAIKAFNFQRR